A stretch of Scheffersomyces stipitis CBS 6054 chromosome 2, complete sequence DNA encodes these proteins:
- a CDS encoding predicted protein, producing the protein KKCLILDLDETLVHSSFKYLRTADFVIPVEIDNQVHHVYVIKRPGVDEFLKKVGQWFEVVVFTASVSKYGDPLLDKLDFHKAVHHRLFRDSCYNYQGNFIKNLSQIGRPLSDSIIIDNSPASYIFHPQHSIPISSWFSDTHDNELIDLLPFLEDISKANVDDVGLVLDITL; encoded by the coding sequence AAGAAGTGTCTTATTCTCGATTTGGATGAGACACTTGTTCATTCATCCTTCAAATACTTGAGAACAGCGGACTTCGTAATTCCAGTAGAGATCGACAATCAAGTTCATCATGTTTACGTGATAAAAAGACCAGGTGTAGatgagttcttgaaaaaaGTAGGGCAGTGGTTTGAAGTCGTAGTCTTTACAGCTTCGGTGCTGAAATATGGAGATCCTTTACTTGACAAATTGGATTTCCACAAAGCTGTACATCATCGTTTATTCCGTGACTCCTGTTACAACTACCAGGGaaatttcatcaagaatttgtCGCAGATTGGAAGACCTTTGAGCGACTCGATTATTATTGATAACTCGCCAGCTTCCTACATCTTCCATCCACAGCACTCCATTCCTATCTCCAGTTGGTTCAGCGATACCCACGACAACGAGTTGATAGATTTGTTACCGTTCTTGGAGGATATCTCAAAGGCTAATGTCGACGACGTCGGCTTGGTTCTAGACATCACATTatag
- a CDS encoding predicted protein gives MSPGIGDDDEEYLKRFVTEFLPELPDHVVWSIVNMLPPEYIFDFLLYLPDSAIRDVLKDQLYNKQLHLLLLPRTSSYRKELVTVSPYVKLMGYFEITQFLRDNEDLNPAKLVLDGCGDVPSLKSIMETNRERLTTKVGDLVVLADNDVTTADVNFFLSFPNLKRLQIHQLQTKERNLVRINENLKKHKNLDTIIFLGHNYRDWTGVEFPRSLSHLDLSWYDFTKPETIQLPPGLKELYLNKAGVNSLNISKISFPENLHTLMLTYNDIESVDLSDFPRNLNTLDLSYNRISDVYDRKGTGWPSQLKSLLLTQCGIDDAIFQQMASLKWPQDLKNMVLTNNPITSFSNLDFPPNLELLDLSLTRLGSLYDTRNSPHKGPYFIFPESLKILRMFELSLRVNEEYRGLRMKLPSSLEQLDLTECFLSHLEIFEFPRSLQVLRMSGNKISDLKSYNNEDVNWSQLVNLKRLEMDFNRIGDLSDWYPPPNLEVLNLTQNPLRMIHSKFPLFSTPPVSLKELNLSFCSIEDIDEKITLPPFLKIFDLHDNFLQDTFTIPSAICEHKHLKRLDLSRNGITKLSYGSKGSSKLKTLDLSENMIRSSRTELEDFYSAMATGLGVVVRNKRFKINSIHNF, from the coding sequence ATGTCTCCCGGTATAGGtgatgacgacgaagagTATCTAAAGAGATTTGTAACCGAATTTCTTCCGGAATTGCCTGACCATGTGGTCTGGAGTATAGTCAATATGCTTCCCCCAGAATACATATTCGATTTCCTACTATATCTTCCAGATTCTGCCATTAGGGATGTTTTGAAAGACCAACTTTACAACAAGCAGCTCCATCTCTTACTACTACCTCGAACGAGTAGTTATAGGAAGGAGCTAGTTACAGTTTCGCCATATGTTAAGCTAATGGGGTACTTTGAGATTACCCAATTTCTTCGAGATAACGAAGATTTGAACCCAGCAAAGCTTGTATTGGATGGGTGTGGAGATGttccttctttgaagagTATAATGGAAACCAATCGAGAACGACTAACTACAAAAGTCGGCGATTTAGTGGTATTGGCAGACAATGACGTTACTACTGCTGatgtcaacttcttcctttctttccCCAATTTGAAAAGGCTCCAGATTCACCAATTGCAAACTAAAGAGAGGAACCTCGTACGAATAAATGAGAATCTTAAAAAGCACAAAAATCTAGATACAATTATCTTCCTCGGACATAACTATAGAGATTGGACGGGTGTAGaatttccaagaagtctCAGTCATTTGGATTTGTCGTGGTACGACTTTACAAAACCAGAAACCATTCAACTTCCTCCAGGACTCAAGGAATTGTATCTCAACAAGGCCGGTGTTAATCTGTTAAACATCTCGAAAATATCATTTCCTGAGAATTTGCACACTTTGATGCTTACCTATAACGATATTGAAAGTGTTGACTTGTCAGATTTCCCTAGAAACCTCAATACTCTAGATCTTTCCTATAACCGAATTCTGGATGTATATGATCGCAAAGGTACTGGCTGGCCGTCACAATTGAAGTCGTTATTGCTCACACAATGTGGAATAGACGATGCCATATTCCAACAAATGGCAAGCTTAAAATGGCCCCaggacttgaagaacatggTACTCACCAATAATCCCATCACTTCATTTAGTAATTTGGATTTCCCACCCAATCTTGAATTGCTTGACCTTTCTTTGACCAGGTTAGGGTCGTTGTACGATACTAGGAACTCTCCTCATAAGGGTCCTTATTTCATATTTCCAGAATCATTGAAGATCCTCAGAATGTTCGAGCTTTCGCTTCGTGTCAACGAGGAATATCGAGGCTTGAGAATGAAATTACCATCTAGTTTAGAGCAGCTTGATTTGACAGAGTGTTTTCTTAGTCATCTTGAAATCTTTGAGTTTCCCAGATCCTTACAAGTCCTAAGGATGTCTGGAAACAAGATCAGTGATTTGAAGTCTTACAATAATGAAGACGTCAATTGGTCTCAGTTGGTGAATTTGAAACGATTGGAAATGGACTTCAACAGGATCGGCGATCTTTCCGATTGGTATCCTCCTCCTAATTTGGAGGTTTTGAATCTCACACAGAATCCTCTCCGAATGATCCACTCAAAATTTCCATTATTCAGTACACCTCCCGTTCTGTTGAAAGAGTTGAATTTATCGTTCTGTTCTATCGAAGATATAGATGAGAAGATTACACTACCtccattcttgaagattttcGATCTACATGACAATTTTCTTCAGGATACATTCACCATTCCGTCAGCAATCTGTGAACACAAGCATTTGAAGCGATTGGACTTAAGCCGGAATGGTATAACTAAGTTAAGTTACGGAAGCAAGGgttcttcaaagttgaagacatTAGATCTTTCAGAGAATATGATACGATCTTCACGAACggaattggaagacttcTACAGTGCCATGGCTACAGGATTGGGAGTAGTGGTTAGAAACAAACGATTCAAGATTAACAGCATACATAATTTTTAA